From the genome of Mya arenaria isolate MELC-2E11 chromosome 5, ASM2691426v1:
ttttttttttgaataaacgtcttatttgaaaatatatcaccaAGGACCCTCAAGGCATTGTTGATTAGGTAGTCTGGGGAATTTTGACACAAAAGCGATGTAATAATGTTGACAGACTTTGCCAAAAGAATGTGAATGCTTTCTTTAACAAAATCGggtaaaatcttcttttgtaaaaattgCACATTAATACTCCAAAACATATCACCAAGAATGTATGCTTAACTGCTAAGAatgatcgttcctcaaaactaaataaaacatgagcTTATGCACTGCGGCCGGCCTTTAGGGAAAATGGTGAATTTaatcatgaaatataaatgtttgcagtACTCTAATAGACCGGccacataattaaaaaatgaaaaaaataagcttACCTTCAGAAACAGTGTCGATGTTTTTCACATACTCGTTCAACACGCCATTTGGATATGCATGTTTCAAACTCTCGTACTCatctaatgttttgttgacAAATTGTGTTAAAGTTTGATCGCTCAAAAACTCACATATTCGGTTGATTGAACCACGAATGCGCCCCAAGTACTCATTATAAACTTCAGCCGATAATCTGTGATTTGGTTTATGACACAGCTTATTTCTAAGGTTACTTAAGTTAGCAATGTCCTGACGTAACATTCTATGTTCACTTGTCGTATAACATGCTGTAAGAATAACAATGACATACAATGATATATCCCATTCTTCTAGACGAGTGTCTTGTCTGTAGGGATACAATATGTTTTCCTTATGTTTGTCAAGTGAACCCAAAAGGCGTTTCTTGTTCTCGTGCAAAAAGTTATCCACAGTCCCATGAACTCCCTGTAAAAACAGCTCCTTAAGCACAGCCATGCCACAGTCCACGAGAGCTATTTGTATTCGTGTGAAATATTCTTGTTCTTCTTTTATAGATGACCCCCCTCCTGTCGCCATGATCGTTTACTTGTCTGAAATGAATacgtttaaacaataaaatcaagtgACCTTTTGCCTAGTGTGTTtaccaaaatgttttgaaaatcacAGTGTACTTAGATTTAATAACAGCAAATAGTCCGCTAAAGGTGCGATCTTGACCTAGTTTGATAACTGTTATAACATTTATGtctaaataatgataacaacGATTTCCTCACAAAATCTAATAAAATCATGAGATACAAGTTGACTACCTATCAAAACTGTTTGAAGGCTGTTCCATCCAGATTTTTTACCTGGAACATTCTTGAACTAAGTACAAGATTCTAGAAAAGGCTTTTCAAAAATTGCTTCCATgatgaaaatacacaaatattttttatcttacagTGTTCAGCTAACAGAAAGGAAGAGAAAACATATCGGTAATCGTTTATGCAAACGTCTTCGTGCcttacttttatttaaacatttaatccGTTCCTATTTGCGGTTGTTATCATTCAGTTTCAAGCGGTTTACTCGCTGGACACCATTCGTTTTGCCTGATGGGACGTAAAGGTTATTCTTACTCACGCGATTTCGTGCGTTCTTAATTTCGTTTAAATCAAGGAGTCAGTAAGACTATTATCTCTAATCATGTGACAACTTTTAATCCAATGAGAACGGCAGaatcaatgatttaaaaataatgttgttttattaccCTGACATGACATGACCTATACTATAGACCTACACTATATACACTTAAACGAAATGTTGAGGACAACCACagtatgataaaacaattacaatagTTGGTGTTTAGTCTAACGAGGATGGAGAGAACAATGTAAACAGGCAAACAAACAAGAACAACCCAATTCGAAattgtacaaacaaatatgttgatgttatatatatatattatgcaaCCGAAAATGCAACTGTGTTTTGATCATATTCACAGCAAATATACGTCATTGATAAATCAACTTTTGCAAATGAAATCACTCATTGTAAACAAGTTCATTTTGGGTGTGAAAAGTGAATATTTCTACCAATGAATGTTCTATATATTCTACATAGAATTCACTGTCTTGTATACGTAATTACACAATTCCTAGTGCTGCTCGACCACCAAAACCATACATGGGAAGAAAGCTCCACTTGTTAACTTATCAAAAAAACAAGGTAAGGAAAAAAGATTTTTTCCTTTCTAAAACAAAGATCAATCGGTTGTAAAAAACAAATCGCTTGTGTCGTAAATCATTTTTGTGTATATGCATTATGATTGATTATTATGCAATTTGTTGGGACTATCATTAAAGTTTAAGTTTGCTTTGCAGaaagaagatttgttaaaatgtatacacatttaatgaaaatgtacgaaataataaattttatacttGCAATATATTAGGTCCGAATTTGAGCTTGAAAGATGTTTACACGCACTGACAACATAGATGTACTCGCTCGTGAAACCGGCGCGTATCGTACAAATCGTGTTTTAGTACCACGATATATGTGGAAAATATTCTCTATACTattgacatatttcatattGCCAGGCAACATGAAAAAGTGTATTGCCATTTTTCAAACGGTCGTGAGCATGCATATATGTATTACTTGAACAGCAATTCTGTACTGTAATAATTGTTGATGCAATACAAAATGTATGCTTGTTTATACACATGTCATACATAATACAACTATATGTGTTTATCTTGTTGTGTCTAAATAAACGTCGCTTCTGTTCTGTTCCTAAGAAGCTTTGAAAATCTCATTTCGGTATTCAAATGACCACATTAGGTTTTCTTATATCTAGGatcaatgcaaaataaaactgacgCCGATCACCGCTTACAGAATTGGTATACATGAAGTTGAATCGAGTTTAAACGTCAGCTAGATATAATTCAATAACgtctttgataattgttaaatCACTACGTACAATTTGATACGATTCAATTATACTCTATTGAATAATAATCACCTAGTTATACGTGTCGGTGTATAACAATATAactataataaaatgatttaagtaaCCTTTTAAACCAAAAATACGGTTATTAATGCGTTATGAAAAAGGTTTGAATGGCAATAGCGCCTACTCGGCTGTTTTAGAGGCAAACGTACAAACCAAACCTCGGAGACACGCTCCCTGTTATAAACACTTTCTTGAAGCCACTCACCGTGACGCAAGAGGAAATCCCTTCGCACCCAGTAAAAAAATCCAGAAAAATATTGAGTTACGCGCCCAGAGATCAACCAAAGCGGTTTTTTTAGGAGCAGATATCTCTCTTTGTCCTCAAAAAGTAAGTTCGAGAAAAAATGTGGCAGACATTAAACTTCATGGTGTTTCTTTTCGACACTCggcagaaaatatattttgaacataaatctGCATTCGTTTTACAACCTGGCAATTACCATCAAAAATGCAGTACTAACcgtaaaaacaaaaacatgaggccaaaccaaattaatgtttcgttcctcggatttttgtcaaaaaaaattagagcgagcgagcgaattttttttttttttttttttatcttttttcattaaaccagaagcgagcgaagagcgaaatatattttttttctattaatcaatctaaataagaaatattgtttattaaaattgccCTTTAACCCACTTAAAtgcatcttgaactgaacctcctTTAGTACCCACATTACTGTATATCGATAAAccaaattttcaatataattaaaacacgTTTTAagtatgacgatcattcataacataaaataagGCTGCTTTTAGGAAAAAGTTTTAAACGACTTATATTaatctacctgaatcacttTAACATCATTTGCAACCGTATCAAGACATTCATAAGGACTGATTTcggatgtttaaaaaaataacagactCCATATtctgtacatttaaatttcttgacTTCGTTTTGATTATTAAAGTAAATGCAATGGCATGTGCTTATCGAAATGATGTTCAGAGTACTTTTATGGTCAGTGagatgtttttataaacctggattatactgtaaaaaaatagaaattaagtGGATAAACTTAAGTTAGGCTTACCTATTTTTTGATCCTTTTGGACCAGCGTTGATACGCTATTtgtgtaaagatatttatttaaaactgttgttttgtcattatgtttgacaaatgacattgaaacatcaatttggacgaaacaataaactatattcctgataatttaaaatatgttttttaaataggagcggtaaatccgctgaacgaaacatcaatttggtgtaaCCTAACACCTTTTTGGCGGAATAACAGCAAACGTCGCAGACGAGTTTAATTCATACTCATTCTCATTTCTGAAACTTAAGTACCATGAACAAGCATTGTATTAATGCATGCAGGCAGTGGTATTTCGATCGATTAATGAACAAATGTGAACTTAAACGTTTTAAATCGCAAGCCAGCTAGCACAGCTTGCAGCATTTGAGAAACCGCTAAGAGGACTCCGATGAATGCTGTGGAAAACATTTCGAGATTGGACGTGAATTGCTCTTCTGTAACTAAAAGTGTGTAACGAACGATATTAACCCATGTCAACATTTTGTGAAACCACATAGAGAAGCCTTTCCATCAGTAAGGGTTTCCTAAAGCACATGTTAACTTATGAACTAGGCGAGAAGGAGAACGTGTATTGCAGGATTACAAAGTAACACACGTATGCATACCGTGGTATTGATTACAGGATGACATTATCCACACACATTTCATTCAATGGctaatttacaaataaatgttgtaGGCATTTCTGAAGGTAATAAGAGCACATAAGAGCATTAATTACTCAACCATTTAACCATTCACTGAAATATAATATCATGCTATTCAACTGATATTGAAGAGAAACGTTTTAAAGCTATGCTTCCGTTTCAAACCGATTCAGTttattacatgtaaatgtttaaattgtataaaatttgaACCTcgatgatttatatatttaaacatgttgaataaaacatttttcagaaaagttCCTCGGTTGATATAAACCatattttcttcaataaaacactTTTCAGATATACAAAGTTTAAGCATTATCAAAGGTAATAATacgttaaaaataaacaagtgatatatgcaccAAACGAATTAAAAACGACAGAACAGAGAAGGAAGCTATGCATCTTATACTTTGTCTCGCTTCTGTTTGAAGGTTTATGACAGACTTATGAAGAAGCAAGGGGTAATATGCGTCAGAAGAACGGAAGACGACAGAAAGAACCAGGGGCTGGGGAGAGATGGGTTGTGGACAGACTGAGACAGTAGAAGAATCATGTTCGTTCTAATTCATATGAAATTATATCTGATTTGTTTAGTTTGAAGAAAGTAGTGCTGATTGTTGCTGATTGTTATTGTGATGGTAGCGTGTAGTTCAGAAGCACAGTTTCAAAACCAAAAATCGCTTGATATAAACGTGTTTTACCTTTTTAATAAATCCGATTATAAATATTCCTTAAGTAGATCATAGTTGTGTTTAGatttaatcacgtgataacaagattttcagaaaatatccACGTGACCTACATTTGACCTCATAAAGCGAAAGttaattttgcttttattttttctatttcaaatgaTTGGAAATCTAACAGATAAAAAATGGaatatgttaattgtttttatttattataatttattttcaatctaACTGCAATTTGTTTCAACTGAATAAACAATGTGAAACCGATACTCAATTCAGAATcaatcatggtcatgtgattgccGAGTCATTTAATTAGATCATCGTAGTCAGTTTATTCTGGTTGACTTTGgtatgggggttacgccataacttcaatgtgtagtaaacatcaaaacaataaatatcgacataaaagttatggaagccagaactaatgTCCATAATGGCATTGAAATTTACCACAAAGGTCATACCTACATTTTATGACTATTTCCActcatattttgttaaacatttaaacttgtCGGTCATTATCGCTTGCTGATAACAacgaaatatttttcaataggTGTCGCAAAATGTACTTCCGGGTTTTGTCAATAAGTTTGATTACATGTGAAAGTACTCTTAATTTGCCTTATCAAGCTTGGCAAGTGTGTTATACTAATAACtgataattaaatgttaattaaaaaaacatttcatatccACTTACCACTTGTAATTCCACATATTAAACCCAGAAACGTTGAACTCTAGATCCGGATGTGTGGGATAAAACAAGAAACGGTGGCTATGTAACTGCGCTGTTTGCCAGAGGTCGGTGAATCATTTTCGAGAAGTGTTTACATCCTTTCACTGTGTAGTGTTTAAAAAGCTACGCATCGCAGATTAATGAAGTGTAATGGAATAAAGCTAGAAACATTATCGCCATGGGTATTGCATGAACGGTACAGTCACTTGTACATACGTATATATAGGCCATACTAGAATATAGCCGTAGCTGTGTAGCTAAACGTAGAAAGTCCATTTACAACTTTCAATTCGCAACCCGTGTCACCGTGACCTCTAGTGTGTAGAGGATAACCATTACTTGTATGTAACTATTTATCCAATATGATAATGAATGGAAGTCATGTTAGTTCATATAAATGTCATCTAGGAGGAAAATAGGAGTTGTGAAAAGCACGTcactttaattattatatatgttataataaatgatacGGGGGATATCTGTGCGAACCACTACTTTCTTTTTAGCTCAAGCTTACTTCCCTACCGTCCCAAATATGTACCTGCTAGGTCAACAACCAGAAAACGGATGTCACTATATGCTCAGATCAGACAAAGAACGTATGGAATAGTGTCATTATGCGCAAACTAGTAGGCGCAATGTAATGTTATTTCAGCTCAAGCCtagtatatttatattcattgcCCCCCTTCAGCCGTCAACACGTAGGCGGAGTTTTATATATGATCAGTTTAGGTTGTTTGTCCCAAGTGTTTACTAAGGCGGGGATTACTATATATTCTAGCATACGTCCCGATAAGTGTCCCCAGGGCAAAAACTAATAGGCGGGGATCGCTATATGTACAGTTAAGGCCTCGCATGTACCTATTATTTTAAGGCGCCAACAAGTTGACGGAGGTTACTACGTATTCAGCTCTGACCTTGTATGAAGATATGAAGATATGATGTGTACTAGGGACAACCAGTATCTGGAGGTCACCATATATTagtctctgacctagtatgtccctattatgtgtcaCTTGggtgacaaccagtatccggatgTCACTATGTATTAGTCTCTGCCCTAGTATATCCCCATTATGTGTCTACAAGGGCGACGATCAGTCGCCGGAGATCAccatgtattcatctctgacctagtatgtccctactATGTGTCTACTGGTGCGACAACCAGTAGCTGGAGGTCAccatgtattcatctctgacatTGTATGTCCCTATTTTGTGTCTACTAGTGCGAcagtcactatgtattcatctttgacctagtatgtccctactATGTGTCTACTAGTGCGACAACCGGTAGCCGGAGGTCACTTTGTTAATCAGCTTTGACCTAGTATGTGTCTCCTTAGGCAAAAACCAAAGGCGGAGGTCcctttatgttcaatttaggcCTAGTATATTATGTTGTGTCTCCTTAAGCGCTAACCAGTTGGTGGAAGTAAGTTTATGTTCAGCTCTGGTATAGTATATTTTCATAAGTGTCTCattgggcgacaaccagtagacGGAGGTTACTATGTATTCAGCTCTGGTATTGTTAGTGCATTGTATGTGTCTACAAGGGCTGACCAGTAGTCGGAGTTCAGTATGTATTCAGCTTTGACCTAGTTCACCCCTCTACCATGGATAACCAGTagccggaggtcactatgtattcagcTCTGAGCTAGTATATCCCAActatgtgtctactagggcgacaaccagtagctGGGGGTCACTATGTCTTCAGCTCTGACATAGTGTATTTCTATTAAAGCGGCAACCAGTAGGCGGATGTCATTACACGTTAAGCTGAGCCAAAGTAGGTCCCAATTTGTCTTCTCATAAAACGACAACCAGTAGAAGGAGGTCAATTTATGGTCAGCTCAGCTATAAAGTGTCTCCGAAGGTAACAACCAGTAGGTGGAGATCAATTTATATTCATCTCAGGGCTTATTTGTTAAGGGCAGGCCTTACATAAATATATGCAGCATACCATAGTAAATAGACTCTATATGACCCTAAACTTAGAGgcagggacacaggtcttgccaagacatgtcgtcttggtatgtcgagcTCATgtcattcaattttgaaataactgaCACATGCACGGTGAAACTTTGACATGCACTTGTTggttataaaagaaatatgcatgtAATTTAGCACTCCTGTGAAATGATGACATAAACTTTCGTCCACTAAATCAAATTCAAAGATCCATGGTcgtgaaataaagtaaaagtaCTCAATTCATTGTTTGCCTTACTAGCACTATGTTCAGTTAACATACTGTTCTTTTGCTCCTATGAATAGATATGATTTATtcgttgtgtttattttcatatataccTACCATGCTAACATGCAACAACAAATATACCATTTAGATTCGCACTTTCAGAAAACATCACATTCCATCccaaaaaaataccattttataGCAGATAACgatttatgaaatgaaaacacAGTTTTAAATGGGAACCCAAAGTTATATTGCAGGAGACGCTTCCCTTTAAATACGTTATAGTAAGAAGCCTTTCCTTACAGTGGTCCATTAGTTGCTTTTGTTTCCACTGCATTGGTTTGTGTGTGGCCATTGATTTCAATTGAGTGGTGCATTTGGTGAACTTAAATTCTCTTACTCTGTGACGCGTTATAGGCGTATCCCTGTAGTTCTCATTGTATCGTGAAACAAAACAAGCATGAGTTCACTGTTTGACAGTTTTGATTAAGAACCCAAAGCTGTATTGCAGGAGAAGCTTCCCTTTAAGTACGTTGTATAAGTGACCTACATTTCCACAACAGTGGCTCACTCGTCCTTTGTCTCCATTGCActgatgtgtgtgtgtggccGTCACTTCTCTTACTTAATGACGCATTAGAAGCCGCCACATCCCTACGAATCCCATGGTTGGTTTGGGCCATTCGGTTTCGTTACAGTGTCATTTTAGTGTCATTTCCCTTTCAGTGGTGCGTTATCTGCATTTGATCACCAAAACAGTAGCGCTTCACATCACTTTGGGTCCCTAATTAATGCGCGCCAATCCTTCGATGCCTATAAAATGTGACATAAGTAGTCTACGGTTCCTTTACATATAGTCTTTAGATAACTTCGGTTCCAGGTGTGTTAGGGGCCTTTGGTTCCCTTACTGTATTGTGTTGGTGTTTGTGTTTCTTCTGTTTTGTTTAGTTGCCACGTTAATGTCATTTGACTCCCTTACATAGGGATGATAGGGACCTTAAGTTCTATTACTGTTAATATAATGGTCGTCGGTTCCTCGACAGTACTGCGTGTTTGGTCATCGCTTTCCTTTAAATTATGAGCCTTTGGTTCCCTTATTGGAGTGAGTAAGTGTTAGTGTGCCAtgagttttat
Proteins encoded in this window:
- the LOC128233391 gene encoding uncharacterized protein LOC128233391 isoform X2, yielding MATGGGSSIKEEQEYFTRIQIALVDCGMAVLKELFLQGVHGTVDNFLHENKKRLLGSLDKHKENILYPYRQDTRLEEWDISLYVIVILTACYTTSEHRMLRQDIANLSNLRNKLCHKPNHRLSAEVYNEYLGRIRGSINRICEFLSDQTLTQFVNKTLDEYESLKHAYPNGVLNEYVKNIDTVSEGDLGVAGALEQIKQLINDTEIKIEIPDSVAASFTFPTWPEAS